One segment of Actinomycetota bacterium DNA contains the following:
- a CDS encoding rubredoxin, protein MAAWVCKKCGYVRDSRCKPKKCPNCDSQGSFDKKEGKEK, encoded by the coding sequence ATGGCGGCCTGGGTGTGTAAGAAGTGCGGATACGTGAGGGACTCCCGCTGCAAGCCCAAGAAGTGCCCGAATTGCGATTCCCAGGGTTCCTTCGATAAGAAGGAAGGCAAGGAAAAGTAG
- a CDS encoding MerR family transcriptional regulator, whose protein sequence is MEEREKGEEATAQPVEGTDDEPLYTIGVVSRMLNCEPSALRRYENAGLVRPGRTEGNTRLYSNNNVRTLRTVHKLMDEEKLNVRGVRMVLQLQEEIRELRSRVEELEECLRALREKEGEG, encoded by the coding sequence ATGGAAGAGAGGGAAAAGGGCGAGGAAGCGACGGCGCAGCCCGTGGAGGGAACGGACGACGAGCCCCTCTACACCATCGGGGTAGTCTCCCGCATGCTCAATTGCGAGCCCAGCGCCCTGCGGCGTTATGAAAACGCCGGGCTGGTGCGCCCGGGACGCACGGAGGGAAACACCCGCCTCTATTCCAACAACAACGTCCGTACCCTGCGCACCGTGCACAAGCTGATGGACGAGGAGAAACTAAACGTGCGCGGCGTGCGCATGGTTCTGCAGCTGCAGGAGGAGATAAGGGAATTGCGTTCGAGGGTGGAGGAGCTCGAGGAATGCCTGCGAGCGCTACGCGAGAAAGAAGGTGAGGGTTGA